A single genomic interval of Antarcticibacterium arcticum harbors:
- a CDS encoding hybrid sensor histidine kinase/response regulator has protein sequence MFIWEAGANDLPPYPAAPLSRVVSLHEYALYANAGKDRYSLDEIRNNSAGLEFMQLDSENVNIGFTSDYYWVKFSIKNTTQKELTYYLETGRPITDRVDLYSVSPTGKIEAQKSGDKMPFNERSFDHRKTIFELQVPPEETLEIFIHYENDGEVLNLPLLLHNATSLLKITYKEQMVFGIFYGILLIAAIIYLFFFFALGERSFLFYSMYVCLVGLLQLSLDGYFYQYLSPGGGRLSNHAVVLFAILSGGFLGKYSEVYLNIGQSTRIMPRVFNAIYIGLSLLLIGIILSPALLEISYPAVNLFGLAVLGAIVASVIILVSRKITVDKFFITGIFFLILGFVIFILNNLSVIPNTFLTQNSAKLGTGLEIIFLSLSMANRIKKLKTEKQELQNLALIRLQEMNELKSYFLSNLSHELRTPLNAIMGLADAMANESNEQKVRDTSFVIKASSIRLLNLINDIQDFSKIEKGELKLEIEPFKPMEIMEQLRLSYRNQAEEKGLSFKFQSNSPTPGYVLGDANRFAQIVNNLLDNAVKFTPEGSIVVTLETLENNGTIDFILHVTDTGIGIPPKKMDTIFESLSQESINNTRKYGGLGLGLFIIKVLVDMQQGEINIQSKQGQGTTCTLKLSFPRAPESPGIPKNPEVNKYDLEGTNILVAEDDPVNQMVLKMIFSKWKGTRVTIANNGAEALEKLQEQSFDLILMDLQMPVMDGYEACIGIRKGDAGPDNKNIPIMAVTADVMESTKQRVKEIGMNDYLAKPVNKDKLYYKITGLRQEIPVIQREPGRE, from the coding sequence TTGTTTATATGGGAGGCCGGTGCCAACGACCTGCCGCCCTACCCTGCCGCACCGCTTTCCCGGGTTGTTTCCCTGCATGAGTATGCGCTGTATGCCAACGCGGGCAAGGATAGATACAGTCTGGACGAAATAAGAAATAACAGCGCCGGGCTTGAATTTATGCAGCTGGATTCTGAAAATGTAAATATTGGTTTTACCAGCGATTACTATTGGGTAAAATTCAGCATAAAAAATACCACCCAGAAAGAACTCACCTATTACCTGGAAACCGGGAGACCAATTACGGACCGGGTGGACCTTTACAGCGTTTCCCCTACGGGCAAAATTGAGGCCCAAAAAAGCGGGGATAAAATGCCTTTTAATGAGCGCAGTTTTGATCACCGTAAAACGATCTTTGAGTTACAGGTACCTCCTGAAGAAACCCTGGAAATATTCATTCATTATGAAAATGACGGGGAGGTGCTCAATTTACCCCTACTTCTTCATAATGCCACCAGCCTCTTGAAGATCACCTATAAGGAACAAATGGTTTTTGGGATTTTCTACGGTATCTTATTGATAGCCGCGATTATTTACCTGTTTTTCTTTTTCGCCCTGGGCGAAAGGAGTTTCCTGTTTTATAGTATGTATGTTTGCCTGGTAGGCCTGTTGCAATTATCCCTGGATGGCTATTTTTATCAATACCTTAGCCCGGGCGGAGGCCGGCTTTCTAACCACGCGGTTGTGCTATTTGCTATTTTATCCGGCGGTTTCCTGGGTAAATATTCTGAAGTTTATTTGAATATTGGGCAAAGCACCCGTATAATGCCCCGGGTCTTTAATGCAATTTACATCGGGCTATCCCTCTTGCTCATTGGGATTATACTTAGCCCGGCCTTACTGGAAATTTCCTATCCTGCAGTGAATCTTTTTGGACTGGCTGTACTGGGGGCCATTGTGGCTTCGGTGATCATTCTGGTTTCAAGGAAAATAACGGTAGACAAATTCTTTATCACGGGTATATTTTTTCTCATCCTGGGGTTTGTGATCTTTATCCTGAATAATCTAAGTGTAATCCCCAACACCTTCCTCACCCAAAACAGCGCAAAACTGGGAACGGGACTGGAAATTATATTTCTTTCCCTGTCTATGGCAAACAGGATCAAGAAACTGAAGACAGAAAAACAAGAGCTTCAAAACCTTGCATTGATCCGGCTTCAGGAAATGAATGAACTTAAATCTTATTTCCTTTCCAATTTGAGCCATGAACTGCGCACCCCGCTGAATGCTATTATGGGCCTTGCAGATGCTATGGCCAATGAGTCCAATGAACAAAAGGTTAGGGATACTTCCTTTGTGATAAAGGCATCTTCTATCCGACTGCTGAACCTTATAAACGATATCCAGGATTTTTCAAAGATCGAGAAAGGGGAATTGAAACTGGAAATTGAGCCCTTTAAACCTATGGAGATCATGGAGCAATTGCGATTGAGTTACAGGAACCAGGCTGAAGAAAAAGGCCTTTCCTTTAAATTTCAATCTAACAGCCCAACCCCGGGCTATGTTCTTGGCGATGCCAATCGCTTTGCCCAAATTGTGAATAACCTCCTGGACAATGCCGTAAAATTTACTCCGGAAGGGAGTATTGTTGTTACGTTGGAAACCCTGGAAAACAATGGAACTATAGATTTCATCCTTCATGTGACCGATACAGGGATTGGGATCCCACCGAAAAAAATGGATACTATATTTGAGTCCCTAAGTCAGGAAAGCATCAATAATACCCGTAAATACGGGGGTCTGGGGCTTGGTTTATTTATCATTAAAGTCCTGGTAGATATGCAGCAGGGGGAAATAAATATTCAAAGCAAACAAGGGCAGGGCACTACCTGCACACTAAAACTTTCCTTCCCCCGGGCCCCTGAATCTCCGGGTATTCCCAAGAACCCGGAGGTTAATAAGTATGATCTGGAGGGTACCAACATTTTGGTTGCCGAAGATGACCCGGTAAACCAAATGGTATTAAAAATGATCTTTTCAAAATGGAAAGGTACACGGGTTACTATTGCAAATAATGGTGCCGAAGCCCTGGAAAAATTACAGGAACAAAGTTTTGATCTCATTCTAATGGATCTGCAAATGCCGGTAATGGATGGCTATGAGGCCTGTATTGGGATACGGAAGGGTGATGCAGGACCCGACAACAAGAACATCCCGATAATGGCGGTAACCGCAGATGTGATGGAAAGTACCAAACAAAGGGTAAAAGAAATAGGTATGAATGACTACCTCGCGAAACCGGTTAATAAAGACAAGCTGTACTATAAGATAACTGGTTTACGGCAGGAAATTCCGGTAATACAAAGGGAGCCGGGAAGGGAATAG
- a CDS encoding LytR/AlgR family response regulator transcription factor → MIKAVIIDDELNAQSLLEKTLDRYFPNKFIIVEKCISVDAGVVAIKKHEPDLVFLDIQMPEKSGFELFQYFDAIKFEVIFTTAHDKFGLKAIKRSALDYLLKPINHLDLAEAVKKFEKKNEGSSAQKKLSLLLENLNVNDQNVSKIAFPTLEGFELIHTNQILYCKAESNYCSIKKIDGISKMATKTLKYVEEILPATTFKRIHKTYVINLNYVVRYNKANKEIELTNGEKLPVSFRKEEEFINAILQNH, encoded by the coding sequence ATGATTAAAGCGGTGATTATTGACGACGAGCTAAATGCTCAAAGTTTACTGGAGAAAACCCTGGACCGGTATTTCCCTAATAAATTTATTATTGTTGAAAAATGCATTTCGGTAGATGCTGGGGTGGTGGCTATTAAGAAACACGAACCGGACCTTGTATTTCTCGATATTCAAATGCCGGAAAAGAGCGGATTTGAACTTTTCCAATATTTTGATGCTATAAAATTTGAAGTCATCTTCACCACTGCCCACGATAAGTTTGGCCTGAAAGCAATTAAGCGCAGTGCGCTGGATTATTTGCTGAAACCTATAAATCATTTGGACCTGGCCGAAGCCGTAAAAAAGTTTGAGAAGAAAAATGAAGGTAGTTCGGCTCAAAAGAAATTGTCGCTCTTACTTGAGAACCTTAATGTAAATGACCAGAACGTAAGTAAGATAGCTTTTCCTACACTGGAAGGTTTTGAGCTCATTCATACCAACCAGATCCTTTATTGCAAAGCCGAAAGTAATTACTGCAGCATAAAAAAGATTGACGGCATCTCCAAAATGGCAACAAAAACCCTTAAATATGTAGAGGAAATCCTTCCGGCCACCACATTTAAGAGAATCCATAAAACCTACGTGATCAATTTGAATTACGTGGTGAGGTACAACAAAGCAAACAAGGAAATTGAATTAACCAATGGAGAGAAACTTCCCGTTTCTTTCCGTAAAGAAGAAGAGTTTATCAATGCCATCTTGCAAAATCACTAA
- a CDS encoding histidine kinase, with protein sequence MPSCKITKLFLLFLFCATAAFSQNYPGKNYTAANQLPNNSVRSLLVDSNNILWIGTENGLVKKENDVFTYFFEEDGLALNSCWAIAEDKNKHLWFGSYGAGVSIFDGFQFKGLSEKDGLVHNEITKLYASGNYMYVGTSDGVSVIDINTHKVISFNPPAGDVLFRVQDFFRYQNETYVVTYNSGIYKIQNKNNQPALVEVNGHSFIYSVLVDNDSIFSSNKGFFTKSPLVDYVDENDSLPQKKLGNSIIWDYVKTGDNKIFAAAWGIYDTDGGIYEVENNRLISRASEFNVPSKEVISLAYDAKFEKLYVGTKDAGMFEIALNPQIKFHRTEGKSITGFAEAKNSSAVIRNDGIVLKRGGKEQIIPLSQLKKWQENYVATTKLPLPRHPDDFYELDYSIKAGEIRFYDIKVNGNLYWVNTNIGIFAIRETGELERYLPLHSEEINFTQAGELIETNPYGGVRVYSDLDAFTYTHFEQTVPHTPTMVVSSLQKGNKTYFLSVFSGLYAWENNGFKSYVKEGIWNEKKLKHITTLGRDLAISTEFGDVYIVNDDASFKILKKIPRAQLQGNSISFLTEYKGTLIIGTEKGLTLYKDQRFIFLDEEQGLEQALLSARVNKSTLFIGSYGGMYDIDLEAVNEPPALVENLLLKEIFINNNKFSAGPIAGGEKLKLAHNENTILLKFSTNAHPFPNKLKYQYRLNANDNWSLPSSNPEIFLPALPPDEYELDVRVLDQSTGLGYTRPLLNMVILPPFWKTWWFILLLTGIILLAVYSIYQYELLQARKFEEQKGQLRKRFEETKMEALLAQMNPHFIFNAMNSIQYYIMDSDIDNASRFLGDFAKLIRLNLDHCTKPTILLVEEIEYLQLYIRVENTRFNNNIKVIFETDPLIDIYEVEIPTMLLQTFVENVFVHAFPAGIKDPTLKISFKLVAEGVLRCKIEDNGIGISNTSAHKLHESKGVNLVKERLALLGYDVAEAVQVNAEKDKGTTVLLTLNV encoded by the coding sequence ATGCCATCTTGCAAAATCACTAAGCTTTTCCTCTTATTCCTTTTCTGCGCAACTGCAGCTTTTTCCCAAAACTATCCCGGTAAAAACTATACTGCAGCCAACCAATTGCCAAATAATTCTGTAAGATCATTGTTGGTAGACAGCAATAATATTCTGTGGATTGGTACTGAAAATGGGTTGGTTAAAAAGGAAAACGATGTTTTCACCTATTTTTTTGAAGAGGACGGCCTGGCCTTAAACAGCTGTTGGGCCATTGCTGAAGATAAAAATAAACACCTTTGGTTTGGCAGCTACGGGGCGGGGGTCAGCATCTTTGACGGATTCCAATTCAAAGGGCTTTCAGAAAAAGACGGCCTGGTTCACAACGAGATCACCAAACTCTATGCTTCGGGAAACTATATGTATGTGGGAACCAGTGACGGGGTTTCAGTAATAGATATCAATACGCATAAAGTAATTTCATTTAATCCTCCCGCCGGCGACGTACTTTTCAGGGTTCAGGATTTCTTCAGATATCAAAACGAAACGTATGTTGTTACGTATAATTCAGGGATCTATAAAATTCAGAATAAGAATAACCAACCTGCACTGGTTGAGGTAAATGGCCACAGCTTCATTTATTCGGTTTTAGTAGATAATGACAGTATTTTCAGCAGCAATAAAGGATTTTTTACTAAAAGTCCGCTTGTAGATTATGTAGATGAAAACGATTCCCTTCCGCAGAAAAAACTGGGAAATTCCATTATCTGGGATTATGTAAAAACCGGGGACAACAAAATCTTCGCGGCAGCCTGGGGAATATATGATACAGATGGCGGAATTTATGAAGTAGAAAACAACCGGTTAATTTCAAGGGCTTCAGAATTTAATGTGCCCAGCAAAGAAGTAATTTCCCTGGCATATGATGCCAAATTTGAAAAATTATATGTGGGCACCAAAGATGCCGGAATGTTTGAGATCGCTTTGAATCCGCAGATTAAATTCCACAGGACTGAAGGTAAAAGTATCACGGGATTTGCGGAAGCCAAAAATTCTTCCGCAGTAATAAGAAATGATGGCATTGTTTTAAAAAGAGGAGGGAAGGAACAAATTATCCCCCTGTCACAACTAAAAAAATGGCAGGAAAACTATGTGGCAACAACCAAATTACCCTTACCCAGGCATCCTGATGATTTTTATGAACTGGACTATTCTATAAAGGCCGGGGAGATTCGGTTTTATGACATTAAAGTTAACGGGAATTTGTATTGGGTGAACACCAATATTGGCATATTCGCCATACGGGAGACCGGGGAATTGGAGCGGTATTTACCCCTGCATTCTGAAGAGATCAATTTCACGCAGGCCGGGGAGCTTATAGAAACCAATCCTTATGGTGGGGTAAGGGTTTACAGCGATCTGGACGCCTTCACATACACCCATTTTGAACAAACTGTGCCTCACACCCCTACTATGGTGGTAAGCAGCTTGCAAAAGGGAAACAAAACCTATTTTCTTTCAGTTTTCTCCGGACTTTATGCCTGGGAAAATAACGGGTTTAAATCCTATGTAAAGGAGGGGATCTGGAATGAAAAGAAATTAAAACACATCACCACCCTGGGCAGGGATCTCGCGATTTCAACTGAATTTGGCGATGTGTATATAGTGAATGATGACGCCTCCTTTAAAATCTTAAAGAAAATACCCCGCGCCCAACTCCAGGGGAATTCCATTTCATTTTTGACCGAATACAAAGGCACCTTGATCATTGGAACCGAAAAAGGATTAACGCTCTATAAAGACCAGCGGTTTATATTTTTAGATGAGGAACAGGGCCTGGAGCAAGCTTTACTGAGTGCCCGGGTAAATAAAAGCACCTTGTTTATAGGCAGCTATGGCGGAATGTATGATATAGACCTGGAGGCCGTAAATGAACCCCCGGCTTTGGTAGAGAATTTACTGCTGAAGGAGATCTTCATCAACAACAATAAATTTTCCGCGGGACCAATTGCGGGCGGAGAGAAATTAAAATTGGCCCACAATGAGAATACCATTTTGCTGAAATTCAGCACCAATGCGCATCCTTTTCCGAACAAATTAAAATATCAATACCGGCTGAATGCAAATGACAACTGGAGCTTGCCTTCTTCCAACCCGGAAATATTCTTGCCCGCTTTACCGCCAGATGAGTACGAGTTGGATGTGCGGGTGTTAGATCAAAGTACAGGTTTAGGCTATACGCGCCCCTTGCTGAACATGGTAATTCTTCCTCCTTTCTGGAAAACCTGGTGGTTTATTTTATTGCTCACGGGAATAATCCTGCTTGCGGTTTACAGCATTTATCAATATGAGCTACTACAGGCCCGGAAATTTGAGGAACAAAAGGGACAGCTGCGCAAACGTTTTGAAGAAACCAAAATGGAAGCCCTCCTGGCACAAATGAATCCGCATTTTATTTTTAATGCGATGAATTCCATTCAGTACTATATTATGGACAGTGATATAGACAACGCCAGCAGGTTTTTAGGGGATTTTGCCAAATTGATAAGGCTCAACCTGGATCACTGTACCAAACCCACTATATTACTGGTTGAGGAAATTGAATACCTGCAATTGTATATACGGGTTGAAAACACCCGCTTTAATAATAACATTAAAGTGATCTTTGAAACAGATCCTTTGATCGATATATACGAAGTGGAAATTCCCACAATGTTACTGCAAACCTTTGTGGAAAATGTATTTGTGCACGCTTTTCCCGCCGGTATTAAAGATCCCACTTTAAAAATTTCCTTTAAGCTGGTTGCAGAAGGGGTTTTGCGGTGCAAGATCGAAGACAATGGCATTGGAATATCCAACACGTCAGCCCACAAATTGCACGAATCTAAAGGCGTAAACCTGGTAAAAGAACGATTGGCCCTGCTTGGCTATGATGTTGCGGAAGCGGTACAGGTAAATGCTGAAAAAGATAAAGGCACTACTGTTCTTCTTACCCTTAATGTTTAA
- the tnpA gene encoding IS200/IS605 family transposase — protein sequence MGQSLVKNYVHLIFSTKNRAPLIQPSVENELYSYLGGICNNFDCQVLKVGGSTDHVHILCMLSKKMALMKLMEELKSHSSKWIKTKGVEYSNFYWQDGYGAFSVNPSEVDRVIVYIANQHEHHRKKTFQEEYRALLTKLNVEYEEKYVWD from the coding sequence ATGGGCCAATCTCTTGTAAAAAATTATGTGCACCTTATTTTCAGCACTAAAAACCGGGCTCCTTTAATACAACCTTCCGTAGAAAACGAACTTTACAGTTATCTGGGAGGGATTTGCAACAATTTCGATTGCCAGGTACTTAAAGTTGGTGGCTCGACCGACCATGTTCATATCCTCTGCATGCTATCAAAAAAGATGGCCTTGATGAAACTGATGGAAGAATTAAAATCGCATTCCTCCAAATGGATAAAAACCAAAGGCGTTGAATATTCAAATTTCTACTGGCAGGATGGATATGGAGCATTTTCGGTAAACCCTTCAGAGGTTGATAGAGTTATTGTATACATTGCTAATCAGCATGAACATCATCGTAAGAAAACATTTCAGGAAGAATACCGGGCTTTGTTGACTAAACTTAATGTGGAATACGAGGAGAAATATGTTTGGGACTAA
- a CDS encoding class I SAM-dependent methyltransferase encodes MTKNKKIKKPWPTKDAMVQIYEKNLWGGENSKFYSGFGSHHPETVDPYIAEVFAFLKDLESPPVVCDLGCGDFNIGKELVKYSKKYIAADIVPDLIAHNKKTFKAENLEFRALDIAKDELPQGDIAILRQVLQHLSNAEIKQVVAKLYDFQYVILTEHLPEDDFVPNEDIISGQGIRLKKQSGVNLLAPPFGFKVVDDKQLLTIKSTHFVGVVVTTLYQEF; translated from the coding sequence ATGACAAAAAATAAAAAAATAAAAAAGCCCTGGCCAACGAAAGATGCCATGGTGCAGATCTATGAAAAGAACCTGTGGGGTGGAGAGAATTCAAAATTCTACTCCGGTTTTGGTTCGCATCATCCTGAAACAGTAGATCCCTATATAGCGGAAGTTTTCGCTTTTTTAAAGGATCTTGAAAGTCCGCCGGTTGTTTGTGACCTGGGTTGCGGCGATTTCAATATTGGCAAGGAACTGGTGAAGTATTCCAAAAAATATATCGCGGCAGACATAGTTCCGGATCTTATCGCGCATAACAAGAAAACCTTTAAGGCAGAGAATTTAGAATTCCGGGCCCTGGATATCGCGAAGGATGAGTTGCCCCAGGGAGATATCGCGATCCTAAGGCAGGTATTGCAACATTTATCGAATGCAGAAATAAAACAAGTAGTAGCGAAATTATACGATTTTCAATATGTCATCCTCACCGAACACTTGCCGGAAGATGATTTTGTACCCAATGAGGATATAATCTCGGGGCAGGGAATCAGATTAAAAAAGCAAAGTGGTGTAAATTTATTAGCACCGCCGTTTGGTTTTAAGGTGGTAGACGATAAACAATTGTTGACAATTAAGTCAACTCATTTTGTAGGGGTTGTTGTTACCACACTCTATCAGGAATTTTAA
- a CDS encoding DUF2914 domain-containing protein — translation MKRALVRYKKSAFGSYVTRNQKYAPILFFIGGFIFDTLTLGRIDRVYDTVVLCSHMTLLSITLYFFNTVNDDRWEGTFMRRHSHYLPLAIQFFFGALSSAFVIYFFRSVSMSKTLFFFILLVLLLFANEFLKRKISNKYLQFSIYFFISFTFFAFMIPTLIKVMNTFIFIISGLVSLWSTLALIRFIYRSSPVTRAEISLKKLIGLILSIYITINVFYYYNLIPPVPLAMDTGMVAHNVQRINNEYIVTYENNPWYIFWRKHDTNFHRQAGQRVYVFTSVFAPTALKKSIFHRWKWYNPETKKWEVTDDISFKVTGGRDLGFRGYTYKTNLKEGQWKVDVITEEELVLGVVDFVIKNSSVPHKERLVKKTF, via the coding sequence ATGAAAAGAGCTTTAGTAAGATATAAAAAAAGTGCTTTTGGGAGTTATGTTACCCGTAATCAAAAGTACGCTCCCATTCTTTTTTTTATAGGGGGTTTTATTTTTGACACCTTAACCTTAGGGCGAATAGATCGTGTATATGATACGGTGGTACTTTGCTCGCATATGACCTTACTTTCCATAACCCTTTATTTCTTTAATACAGTGAATGATGACAGGTGGGAAGGTACTTTTATGAGACGTCATTCCCACTATTTGCCGCTTGCAATACAGTTCTTTTTTGGGGCTCTTTCCAGTGCTTTTGTCATCTATTTTTTCAGAAGTGTGTCCATGTCAAAAACGCTGTTTTTTTTCATACTGCTGGTGCTGCTCTTATTTGCCAACGAGTTTCTTAAAAGGAAGATCTCCAATAAATACCTTCAGTTTAGTATTTATTTTTTTATAAGTTTTACCTTTTTCGCCTTTATGATCCCCACGCTCATCAAGGTAATGAATACCTTTATTTTTATCATTTCTGGACTTGTAAGTTTGTGGTCTACGCTGGCACTTATCAGGTTTATTTACAGGTCAAGCCCCGTTACAAGAGCTGAGATAAGCCTGAAAAAACTTATCGGGCTTATCCTTTCTATTTATATAACAATTAATGTTTTTTACTATTACAATCTTATTCCCCCGGTGCCGCTGGCTATGGATACCGGCATGGTGGCCCATAATGTGCAAAGAATAAATAACGAATACATCGTTACTTACGAGAACAATCCGTGGTATATTTTCTGGCGTAAACATGACACCAATTTTCATCGGCAGGCAGGTCAGAGAGTGTATGTGTTCACTTCGGTTTTTGCACCTACAGCTTTAAAAAAGTCTATTTTTCACAGGTGGAAATGGTACAATCCCGAAACTAAGAAATGGGAAGTAACAGATGATATTAGCTTTAAAGTTACCGGTGGACGTGATCTTGGTTTCCGTGGATATACTTATAAAACCAACCTAAAGGAAGGCCAGTGGAAGGTTGATGTAATTACAGAAGAGGAACTGGTACTTGGGGTTGTGGATTTTGTGATTAAAAACAGTTCTGTACCTCATAAGGAAAGATTGGTAAAGAAAACATTTTAA
- the tnpA gene encoding IS200/IS605 family transposase, whose protein sequence is MGQSLVKNYVHLIFSTKHRAPLIHPSVENELHNYLGGICNNLNCQVLKVGGYTDHIHILCMLSKKIALMKLMEELKSHSSKWIKTKGVEYSNFYWQDGYGAFSVNPSEIDKVITYIAKQHEHHRKKTFQEEYRAFLSKYNVEYEEKYVWD, encoded by the coding sequence ATGGGCCAATCTCTTGTAAAAAATTATGTACACCTTATTTTCAGCACTAAACACAGAGCGCCTTTAATACATCCTTCCGTAGAAAACGAACTTCACAACTATCTGGGAGGGATTTGCAACAATTTAAACTGCCAGGTACTTAAGGTTGGCGGCTATACCGACCATATTCATATCCTCTGCATGCTCTCAAAAAAGATAGCCTTGATGAAACTGATGGAAGAATTAAAATCTCATTCTTCTAAATGGATAAAAACCAAAGGAGTAGAATATTCAAACTTCTACTGGCAGGATGGATATGGAGCATTTTCGGTAAACCCTTCAGAAATTGATAAAGTCATTACATACATCGCTAAGCAGCATGAGCATCATAGGAAGAAAACATTTCAGGAAGAATACCGGGCTTTTTTAAGTAAATATAATGTCGAATATGAGGAAAAGTATGTTTGGGACTAA